A region from the Catellatospora sp. TT07R-123 genome encodes:
- a CDS encoding ABC transporter ATP-binding protein, producing MTDHEPPLVEAAGLGKTYPAGPGGTELAAVRGIDLRLHRGEALGLLGTNGAGKSTTMRMLAAVSPPTFGTLRVLGMDPLHDSPHIRARLGVVPQDDMLDQELTVRENLLVYGRYFGLSRAVLRERTAYLIEFAALEAKADAPVTSLSGGMRRRLTIARALINQPSLLLLDEPTTGLDPQARQLLWDRLTRLKQDGVALIVTTHYMDEAEQLCDRVVIMERGAAVADGTPRELIEAHALPEVVELRFTTAEHDRGTTAVKQLIADGAAWRLEELPDRLLIGTADGADTLARVEARVFPRASLVRRATLEDVFLSLTGRALVD from the coding sequence ATGACCGACCATGAGCCGCCACTCGTCGAGGCCGCCGGACTCGGCAAGACCTATCCCGCCGGACCGGGCGGCACCGAGCTCGCCGCCGTACGCGGCATCGACCTGCGGCTGCACCGCGGCGAGGCGCTCGGCCTGCTCGGCACCAACGGCGCCGGCAAGTCCACCACCATGCGCATGCTCGCGGCCGTCTCCCCGCCCACCTTCGGCACGCTGCGCGTCCTGGGCATGGACCCGCTGCACGACAGCCCGCACATCCGCGCCCGCCTCGGCGTCGTGCCCCAGGACGACATGCTCGACCAGGAACTGACCGTCCGGGAGAACCTGCTGGTCTACGGGCGCTACTTCGGACTGTCCCGAGCGGTCCTGCGCGAGCGCACCGCATACCTGATCGAGTTCGCCGCGCTGGAGGCCAAGGCCGACGCGCCCGTGACCTCCCTGTCCGGGGGCATGCGGCGGCGGCTCACCATCGCCCGCGCGCTGATCAACCAGCCGTCGCTGCTGCTGCTCGACGAGCCGACCACCGGCCTGGACCCGCAGGCCCGCCAGCTGCTGTGGGACCGGCTCACCCGGCTCAAGCAGGACGGCGTCGCCCTCATCGTCACCACGCACTACATGGACGAGGCCGAGCAGCTCTGCGACCGCGTCGTCATCATGGAACGCGGCGCCGCCGTCGCCGACGGCACCCCGCGCGAGCTCATCGAGGCCCACGCGCTGCCCGAGGTCGTCGAGCTGCGGTTCACCACCGCCGAACACGACCGCGGCACCACCGCCGTCAAGCAGCTCATCGCCGACGGCGCCGCCTGGCGGCTGGAGGAGCTGCCCGACCGCCTGCTCATCGGCACCGCCGACGGCGCCGACACCCTCGCCCGGGTCGAGGCCCGGGTGTTCCCGCGCGCCAGCCTGGTCCGGCGGGCCACCCTGGAGGACGTCT